One segment of Corynebacterium atrinae DNA contains the following:
- a CDS encoding class I SAM-dependent DNA methyltransferase — protein sequence MTDQLMRLVDVDDFEQLFRKLGWSKPDHPREFEAHGAHLDKVATYRGLAVWVCYQLPTRPVQRRIDTELSKVSAERLVIFTNGGIQDWRWPRHAKLGSVNAKLMAHRHETDTPDPDLLHRLEAMRIGIDDDFLSLPALVERMRQVFDRESETASSKAARLMGRLYEDLATAGMETSQATQMLGRLLFLWFGDDTSMWTKDAFHNWLAEHTTSENLTDKLSELFDAVNNPALDLVGTPGVSGEFAGLRYINGGLFSNRLEIPALPLKFRQEVLDASGFDWSVISPAIFGSMFQTVKDSKARREMGEHYTTEANILKTLRPLFLDELERKLEDSWDNKGELTRLHNRLAGIRLLDPACGCGNFLIVAYKEMRALELRLIGRRRELDWRDGIYKQEHQLRLQGDGMEDTVVRMSHFAGIEIEEWPAAIASTAMLLVDHLANQHMAELLGTSLVRLPIDDFNRAGIHIGNALRTDWADVVPDGNEIYCTGNPPFIGQYLKAADQKEDLQIVWGKDYAGYLDYVTGWYKKAADFLEGHPRGKFAFVSTNSIAQGQPVPALFRPLFNAGWHISFAHQSFQWESEAPGMAHVHCVIIGFERGTRAPRRLFTYADIKAEPEERQVKNINPYLVDGPDVFVEKRSKPLADLPATRYGSKPADGGFLIVEQEDYEAIMADPIAAQYVRPFVGARELIHGLPRWCLWLVNAAPNEIEESIVLSERVGAVRQFRLESKKESTRSLAQTPHLFGERRPALTPYVCVPSVVSERRAYITARHLDHSVIASNLAFTADDPDGFLFAIISSLMFMTWQRLVGGRLESRLRFSNTVVWNNFPIPPMQKELRERIVAAGAQILEAREISDGQSLAEQYSELGIFADLKHSHEILDELVDLAFGLTGPTSEGQRIEALFSQYLRLASTD from the coding sequence ATGACTGACCAATTGATGCGGCTGGTTGATGTAGACGACTTCGAACAGCTATTTCGCAAGCTAGGCTGGTCGAAACCTGACCATCCTCGGGAATTCGAAGCTCATGGAGCCCATCTCGACAAAGTCGCCACTTACCGAGGCCTGGCCGTGTGGGTTTGCTACCAACTTCCAACACGTCCTGTACAACGACGCATCGACACTGAACTGTCGAAAGTCAGTGCGGAACGGCTTGTTATCTTCACCAACGGTGGCATCCAAGACTGGCGCTGGCCTAGGCATGCGAAGCTAGGTTCCGTTAACGCTAAACTCATGGCACACCGCCACGAGACCGATACTCCGGACCCTGATTTGCTTCATCGTCTCGAAGCCATGAGAATCGGGATTGATGATGATTTCCTGTCGTTGCCAGCTTTGGTGGAACGAATGCGGCAGGTGTTCGATCGCGAATCAGAAACCGCTTCCTCTAAGGCCGCACGACTGATGGGTCGCTTATATGAGGACCTAGCTACAGCAGGAATGGAAACTAGTCAAGCCACTCAGATGCTTGGCAGACTACTATTCCTCTGGTTCGGCGATGACACTAGTATGTGGACCAAAGATGCTTTCCACAACTGGCTCGCTGAGCATACCACCTCCGAAAACCTTACTGACAAGCTTTCTGAGCTATTTGATGCAGTCAACAACCCTGCACTGGACCTCGTGGGAACACCAGGAGTCTCAGGTGAGTTTGCCGGTTTACGTTATATCAACGGTGGCCTCTTTTCCAACCGGCTAGAAATACCAGCCCTTCCTTTGAAGTTCCGCCAGGAAGTATTAGACGCGTCTGGCTTCGACTGGTCCGTGATCAGTCCGGCGATCTTCGGATCTATGTTTCAAACCGTCAAGGACTCCAAAGCTCGGCGCGAAATGGGCGAGCACTACACGACTGAGGCGAATATACTCAAGACTTTACGCCCGCTGTTCCTAGACGAGCTGGAGCGCAAGCTCGAAGACTCGTGGGACAACAAGGGTGAACTGACCCGGCTCCACAATCGGCTAGCCGGAATCCGTCTTTTGGATCCAGCGTGTGGCTGTGGCAATTTTCTTATTGTCGCCTACAAGGAAATGCGTGCCCTGGAGCTACGCCTCATCGGCAGAAGACGCGAACTCGACTGGCGTGACGGCATCTACAAACAAGAGCACCAGCTCCGTCTGCAAGGCGACGGGATGGAGGACACTGTCGTTCGAATGTCCCACTTCGCAGGGATCGAAATCGAGGAATGGCCGGCTGCTATTGCTTCCACCGCCATGCTCCTAGTTGACCACCTCGCCAACCAGCACATGGCCGAATTGCTGGGAACAAGCCTGGTCCGTCTACCTATTGACGACTTCAACCGAGCCGGTATACATATCGGCAATGCACTACGCACAGACTGGGCCGACGTCGTGCCCGACGGGAATGAGATCTACTGCACAGGAAATCCCCCATTTATTGGACAGTACCTAAAGGCTGCAGACCAAAAGGAAGATCTTCAAATCGTGTGGGGCAAAGACTACGCAGGCTATCTCGACTACGTCACGGGGTGGTACAAGAAGGCCGCTGATTTCCTCGAAGGCCATCCAAGAGGCAAGTTCGCTTTCGTCTCCACCAACTCGATAGCCCAAGGCCAGCCGGTACCTGCGCTGTTCCGCCCACTGTTTAACGCTGGCTGGCACATCAGCTTCGCCCACCAGTCATTTCAGTGGGAATCCGAGGCTCCTGGCATGGCACACGTCCATTGTGTCATCATCGGCTTCGAAAGGGGGACTCGAGCCCCGCGCAGGCTCTTCACTTATGCCGACATTAAGGCTGAGCCAGAGGAACGACAAGTCAAGAACATTAACCCGTACCTGGTAGACGGCCCAGACGTGTTCGTAGAGAAGCGTTCCAAGCCATTGGCGGACCTGCCAGCGACTAGATATGGGTCCAAGCCAGCCGATGGAGGATTTCTGATCGTTGAACAAGAGGATTATGAAGCCATTATGGCTGACCCAATCGCCGCTCAGTACGTCAGGCCATTCGTAGGAGCGCGGGAACTCATTCACGGGCTTCCTCGGTGGTGCCTATGGCTCGTAAACGCGGCACCAAACGAAATCGAAGAGTCGATAGTCCTGAGTGAACGAGTTGGTGCCGTAAGGCAATTCCGGTTAGAGAGCAAGAAGGAATCTACTCGATCGCTGGCACAGACGCCACACCTATTCGGCGAGCGCCGCCCTGCCTTAACCCCCTATGTCTGCGTCCCATCGGTTGTCAGTGAACGGCGAGCTTATATTACCGCACGCCACTTGGACCACTCAGTCATCGCTAGCAACCTGGCCTTCACCGCAGACGATCCTGACGGATTCCTCTTCGCCATAATCTCTAGTTTGATGTTCATGACCTGGCAACGACTCGTTGGCGGAAGACTTGAATCTCGTCTTAGGTTTTCCAATACAGTAGTCTGGAACAACTTCCCTATACCTCCGATGCAAAAAGAGCTGCGTGAACGCATCGTTGCCGCAGGAGCGCAAATCTTGGAAGCAAGGGAGATTTCAGATGGCCAGTCGCTGGCCGAACAATACTCTGAACTGGGGATATTCGCCGACCTAAAGCATTCTCACGAAATTCTGGACGAGTTGGTAGATTTGGCATTTGGCCTCACCGGGCCCACCTCGGAAGGGCAGCGTATTGAGGCCCTATTTTCCCAGTACCTTCGATTAGCTTCTACTGACTAA
- the dcd gene encoding dCTP deaminase, with product MLLSDRDIRTAISSGELGIEPFAAENIQPSSVDVRMDRYFRVFNNSKYTHIDPKLQQDELTSLVEVDEGDPFVLHPGEFVLASTLEKFTLPPNLAGRLEGKSSLGRLGLLTHSTAGFIDPGFSGYITLELSNVANLPIVLWPGMKVGQLALFKMSSPAETPYGAGALGSKYQGQRGPTPSKAYLNFS from the coding sequence GTGCTCCTTTCCGATCGTGACATCCGTACCGCCATCAGCTCCGGCGAACTGGGCATCGAGCCTTTTGCCGCAGAGAATATCCAGCCGTCGAGCGTCGATGTGCGCATGGACAGATACTTCCGGGTATTCAACAACTCCAAGTACACCCACATTGATCCGAAGCTGCAGCAAGACGAGCTGACCAGTTTGGTCGAGGTGGACGAGGGGGACCCCTTCGTGTTGCACCCAGGTGAGTTTGTGTTGGCCTCTACTCTGGAGAAGTTCACTCTGCCTCCTAACCTGGCTGGCCGTCTCGAAGGTAAGTCCTCCCTTGGGCGTCTGGGATTGCTCACTCACTCCACTGCTGGGTTCATCGATCCCGGCTTCTCCGGTTACATCACCCTCGAGCTGTCTAACGTGGCCAACTTGCCGATCGTGCTGTGGCCTGGGATGAAGGTCGGTCAGCTGGCCCTGTTCAAGATGTCCTCGCCCGCGGAAACTCCCTATGGCGCTGGTGCGTTAGGTTCGAAGTACCAGGGTCAGCGTGGCCCGACTCCCTCGAAGGCGTACTTGAACTTCTCTTAA
- a CDS encoding DUF2200 domain-containing protein: MSNERVYAYPFSDIYTLYVAKVERKDRTVAELDEVLTWLTGYSSAQLRTFEGDLRDFFAQAPAMNPHTGLITGVVCGVRVEEIEDPLMQQIRWMDKLVDELAKGKKMEKILRG, from the coding sequence ATGTCCAACGAACGCGTCTACGCCTACCCCTTCTCCGACATCTACACCCTCTACGTGGCCAAGGTCGAACGCAAGGACAGGACTGTCGCTGAGCTCGACGAGGTTCTCACCTGGTTAACGGGCTATTCCAGTGCGCAGCTGCGCACTTTCGAGGGAGATCTCCGGGACTTCTTCGCCCAAGCCCCGGCGATGAATCCACACACGGGACTGATCACCGGCGTGGTCTGCGGGGTACGCGTCGAAGAGATCGAAGATCCCCTCATGCAGCAGATCCGCTGGATGGATAAGCTCGTCGACGAGCTGGCCAAGGGGAAGAAGATGGAGAAGATTCTCCGCGGGTAG
- a CDS encoding VanW family protein, producing MSKSNSHAKGGSRRVTRIVGGTLVGLIAVGGIAYGIDYALTKGNIPRGTTVGGVAIGGMEPTAARELLETELGDVPTRAVDVRAGEMATTFVPAEAGMVIDWQQTVDDIGTESANPLVKLNGLFGGNSEAPIASHADEALLAPQLEHLQAQLTRDPVDGAVSLIDARVNITDPINGQSVDGAQLRTVVTADWLNPSGVEADANITPPAIDTDDVDKAAKGDAANALTSAISVKGRNDVTGVIDLPRMGEVVTFVPDAGALRTDINHEAAQAILTEALGETEKRKQNAQIAFSGSSRTVTPSVDGEKINWETTLGELNERILSTSEPKRTWDAEYEDDPATFTTEMAQVATFNETVGSFTTSGYSASSGVNISRVASVVNGAIVAPGDTFSLNGYTGPRGAAQGYVDSGIIINGRAGEAVGGGISQFATTLYNAAYFAGMEDVAHTAHSYYISRYPAGREATVFEGAIDLKFRNNSNYPVRIDTSVGGGDVTVTLSGVKTVTVESVNGGRWAPTQPREQRVSGSGCIPSGGAPGFTTSDTRIIRNLSGGEISRETQTTVYDPQPIVRCP from the coding sequence GTGAGTAAGTCAAACAGCCACGCCAAGGGTGGTAGCCGTCGAGTGACCCGGATCGTCGGGGGCACCCTCGTCGGCCTCATTGCGGTCGGCGGCATCGCCTACGGCATTGATTACGCCCTGACCAAGGGAAATATCCCCCGCGGCACCACGGTTGGCGGCGTCGCGATCGGCGGGATGGAACCGACTGCCGCGCGCGAGCTGCTGGAAACTGAACTTGGTGATGTCCCGACCCGCGCCGTCGACGTCCGCGCTGGCGAGATGGCTACTACTTTCGTCCCCGCCGAGGCCGGCATGGTCATTGATTGGCAGCAGACCGTCGACGACATCGGCACCGAATCAGCGAACCCGCTGGTCAAACTCAATGGCCTATTCGGCGGCAACTCCGAGGCGCCCATCGCCTCCCACGCCGACGAGGCGCTCCTCGCCCCCCAGCTCGAGCACTTGCAGGCACAGCTGACCCGTGATCCCGTCGATGGAGCTGTTTCTCTTATCGACGCCCGCGTCAACATCACCGATCCCATCAACGGTCAGTCCGTCGATGGCGCGCAACTGCGCACCGTCGTCACCGCCGATTGGCTCAACCCCTCCGGGGTTGAGGCCGACGCTAACATCACGCCCCCGGCCATCGATACCGACGACGTCGACAAGGCCGCCAAGGGTGACGCCGCGAACGCGTTGACCTCTGCCATCTCCGTCAAGGGCCGCAACGACGTCACCGGCGTCATCGATCTTCCCCGCATGGGCGAAGTGGTCACCTTCGTTCCCGATGCCGGGGCCCTGCGCACCGACATCAACCACGAAGCCGCCCAAGCAATCCTTACCGAAGCGCTAGGCGAGACCGAGAAAAGGAAACAAAACGCCCAGATCGCCTTCTCTGGCTCCTCCCGCACCGTCACACCCAGCGTCGACGGCGAAAAGATCAACTGGGAGACCACCCTCGGCGAGCTCAACGAACGCATCCTCTCCACTAGCGAACCCAAGCGCACGTGGGACGCCGAGTACGAGGACGACCCCGCAACCTTCACCACCGAAATGGCCCAAGTGGCAACGTTCAACGAGACCGTGGGTAGCTTCACCACCTCCGGATACTCAGCCTCCTCCGGAGTCAACATTTCCCGCGTCGCCTCCGTGGTCAACGGTGCGATCGTCGCGCCCGGCGATACCTTCTCTCTCAACGGCTACACTGGGCCCCGCGGTGCTGCTCAGGGGTACGTGGATTCGGGCATCATCATTAACGGCCGCGCAGGCGAGGCAGTCGGTGGCGGCATCAGCCAGTTCGCCACCACCCTCTACAACGCCGCGTACTTCGCCGGCATGGAAGATGTGGCCCACACGGCCCACAGCTACTACATCTCCCGCTATCCCGCGGGCCGCGAAGCCACCGTGTTCGAGGGGGCCATCGATCTCAAGTTCCGCAACAACTCCAACTATCCGGTCCGCATTGACACCTCCGTCGGCGGCGGCGATGTCACGGTCACGTTGTCAGGCGTGAAGACCGTCACCGTCGAATCCGTCAACGGCGGGCGTTGGGCCCCCACCCAGCCGCGCGAGCAACGAGTCTCTGGCTCGGGCTGCATCCCATCCGGGGGTGCCCCCGGCTTTACCACGTCGGATACCCGCATCATCCGCAACCTCTCGGGCGGGGAAATCTCCCGCGAGACCCAGACCACCGTGTACGACCCGCAGCCGATCGTCCGCTGTCCCTAA
- a CDS encoding type IIL restriction-modification enzyme MmeI, giving the protein MGIAFGDNADIKAEPEERQVRNINPYLVDGPDVFVEKRSKPLADLPRVTKGSQPTDGGALLVEPEDYEAIMADPIAAQYVRPFVGAKELIHGLPRWCLWISDSEVDKARKSPVVAERLAQVTQFRSASKKAGTRALAAIPHQFGERRQPTHGYVCIPRHFSETRDFATVKWFNEGDISGDANFTADDPDGFLFAIISSLMFMTWQRLVGGRLKSDLRFSNTLVWNTFPLPTPSVEERTSIVKAGQHIVHVRSALSDGSLANIYSKTPLDDELRDAHFALDAAVDRLFNLDMSSIDQRERALIKSYLKLSQ; this is encoded by the coding sequence TTGGGCATCGCATTTGGTGACAATGCCGACATTAAGGCTGAGCCAGAGGAACGACAAGTCAGGAACATTAACCCGTACCTGGTAGACGGCCCAGACGTGTTCGTAGAGAAGCGTTCCAAGCCATTGGCTGACTTGCCTCGTGTTACCAAAGGCTCGCAGCCCACTGATGGGGGAGCTCTCTTGGTGGAGCCGGAAGATTATGAAGCCATTATGGCTGACCCAATCGCCGCTCAGTACGTCAGGCCATTCGTAGGGGCGAAGGAGCTAATCCACGGGCTGCCAAGATGGTGCTTATGGATTTCAGACAGTGAGGTAGACAAAGCCCGCAAATCGCCTGTCGTCGCGGAACGCCTTGCACAAGTGACCCAGTTTAGATCTGCGAGTAAAAAGGCTGGCACGAGAGCTTTGGCAGCAATCCCGCATCAATTCGGCGAACGGAGACAACCGACACACGGATACGTATGTATACCGAGACATTTCTCTGAGACTCGGGATTTTGCGACTGTCAAATGGTTCAATGAAGGGGACATTTCAGGCGATGCCAACTTTACGGCCGATGATCCTGACGGATTCCTCTTCGCCATAATCTCTAGTTTGATGTTCATGACCTGGCAACGACTCGTTGGCGGAAGGCTAAAATCAGACCTTCGTTTTTCAAATACGCTAGTTTGGAACACATTCCCTCTTCCCACTCCTAGTGTTGAAGAACGCACTTCAATAGTAAAAGCCGGCCAACACATCGTTCACGTTCGGTCAGCTCTATCCGATGGTTCTCTCGCGAATATATACTCTAAGACCCCCTTAGATGACGAGCTCCGTGACGCACACTTTGCACTCGATGCTGCTGTCGATAGACTCTTTAATCTTGACATGTCATCAATCGACCAGCGTGAGCGAGCGCTTATTAAAAGCTACCTGAAGCTTAGTCAGTAG
- a CDS encoding tyrosine-type recombinase/integrase — protein MSIPTSWDWAVSSWLSSLHAKGLSSSTIALYRSHVSQLARGLACSPESVSTESLEEWCAKQKWASVTRRSAYIVYGQFFTHLHERTGAANPTHSLTSPPPPPREPRPAPEEAIAEALRTADPRVALMIHLGATLGLRIGEIVLIHRDDIEQEFTGPVLRVHGKGNKKRSVPISQEFASELLEWCNRVNGWAFPSQRGKHLTPHSASAILSAALPGKWTAHTLRHRFATMAYEVDRDILTVQRLLGHASVATTMRYARPPREALVRAVQGASLGDVPSPAICLDFRGSDVTVTPEGLHFVSTDGTEYTLQFDEAIQSSLFDQVTSDRPEA, from the coding sequence ATGAGTATCCCCACCAGCTGGGATTGGGCTGTTTCTTCATGGCTCTCAAGCCTTCACGCGAAGGGCCTAAGCTCCTCTACCATCGCCTTGTACCGTTCCCATGTCTCCCAGCTAGCTCGGGGTTTGGCTTGCTCGCCAGAATCGGTGAGCACAGAATCTCTCGAAGAGTGGTGTGCTAAGCAGAAGTGGGCGAGCGTGACTCGCAGAAGCGCGTACATCGTCTACGGTCAGTTCTTCACGCACCTGCATGAAAGGACCGGCGCCGCCAACCCCACACACTCTTTAACAAGCCCACCGCCACCACCCCGTGAGCCCCGTCCCGCGCCAGAAGAAGCCATCGCCGAGGCGTTGAGGACAGCTGACCCTCGCGTAGCTCTGATGATTCACTTAGGGGCGACGCTCGGCTTACGCATCGGAGAGATTGTGTTGATTCATCGCGATGATATAGAACAGGAGTTCACTGGCCCAGTACTGCGGGTACACGGGAAAGGTAACAAGAAGCGCTCAGTGCCGATAAGCCAAGAGTTCGCTTCTGAGCTACTGGAATGGTGCAATCGGGTGAACGGATGGGCATTCCCTTCTCAACGTGGAAAGCATCTGACGCCACACTCCGCGTCGGCAATTCTCAGCGCAGCCTTGCCAGGCAAGTGGACAGCGCACACCTTGAGGCACCGTTTCGCCACTATGGCCTACGAAGTGGATCGTGACATCTTGACGGTGCAGCGTCTGCTGGGGCATGCATCCGTAGCAACCACCATGCGTTACGCGAGACCACCACGTGAGGCCTTAGTGCGGGCAGTCCAGGGAGCATCACTTGGTGACGTTCCTTCACCCGCGATCTGCCTTGACTTTCGAGGTTCGGATGTCACTGTCACACCAGAGGGTTTACACTTCGTTTCCACAGACGGAACCGAATACACATTACAGTTCGACGAAGCCATTCAATCTTCCCTCTTTGACCAAGTAACCTCGGACCGACCCGAGGCTTAG
- a CDS encoding helicase-related protein — protein MTRILDNLSDDTTMGNHARTMFKAFDRLDVATGYFNLRGWSLFCDIVDLKISANRPLPVARVLIGMVQGSAHQEVIAAYQREIEGEEDVTADREIAVQRRKALLEILRGQLMRGIPTNTDRQTLAHLQDQIKAGAVEIRVFCDQPLHGKAYIFHRDDPSQPTMGLVGSSNLTYPGMTSNLELNTDVVDADGAEKLSQWFEGRWNDDWSLPIGPELLDLLEESWASPTPRPPQDVFLKVCYDMSRDVREGLDEYSLTGRISDELLEYQATAVKTLARRVMMRGGTMLGDVVGLGKTLTAIAVALMLRDEYGYQPLVICPKNLQTMWEEHLGAYDLHGRVVPYSMSHSLNDLRRYPFVIVDESHTLRNEKTQTYQNVQRYIMTNDSKALLLTATPFNIKYSDVANQLGLFIDDDEDLGLQPLAALSKANFAENIEFGLSTLAAFRKSDESEDWKRLMGEHLVRRTRSFVKENYASTNKYGQQYLNFSNGQQFLFPKRIAKPVDHQFHGEDPAALMVEDMTLDTIASLKLPRYDLYSYVSPAGKKQATPEEVAILEDLERSRGHVSGFVRTNFYKRLSSCGHSFILSLKRHFARNQLFMYAIDEELPIPVGTIDANVLRGDSDSGEESSIGSRLQTAGDSAEEYERVAGKPSPDIRWVRPSLFVSRLRDELESDNRAISYLLSSYGPWTVENDSKLRALLNLVKTEHPGEKILVFTEYKDTANYLASALRQVGVENVGLATGDTDDPTAVARRFSPKSNAKLVAHNEDYIGEMNDELHILVATDVLSEGQNLQDAHIVVNYDIPWAIIQLIQRAGRVDRVGQEAGTVLIYTISHGSVEDVLNLRQRVQQRLAANAATFGSDESFFDTEEEVAIIRDLYNGHIDDISHEDDVDASSLAYEIWNKATKNDADLADRIARLPDMIDATRAFRLSDQRCGVAAHVQTESGMDLFGWASKDGEMHLLTGHEALRIFESTPFEPGLVRSTEHDSLVRELVKSGPLKEQNSIAGRLRGERKILWNRLGNQLNLIHDPATDQALDALFQRPLTKLATNRLRSARRRGANDVELLELLRTLHIRDDLVIQTRSGKDQIHIVSVMGIAND, from the coding sequence ATGACCAGAATTCTTGACAATCTGTCTGACGATACGACAATGGGCAATCACGCAAGAACCATGTTCAAAGCATTCGATCGTTTGGATGTTGCGACAGGCTATTTCAACCTACGAGGTTGGAGCCTGTTTTGTGACATCGTGGACTTGAAAATTTCCGCGAATCGACCGCTCCCTGTTGCACGTGTGCTGATTGGAATGGTGCAAGGCTCTGCCCATCAGGAGGTGATTGCCGCCTACCAACGCGAGATCGAAGGAGAAGAAGACGTCACTGCTGATCGCGAGATCGCTGTGCAGCGCAGAAAAGCGCTACTTGAGATCTTACGTGGGCAGTTGATGAGAGGCATCCCAACGAACACCGATCGACAGACCCTAGCCCACTTGCAGGACCAAATCAAAGCAGGTGCCGTCGAGATTCGAGTCTTCTGCGATCAGCCCCTACACGGAAAGGCCTACATTTTTCACCGTGATGACCCATCTCAGCCAACGATGGGGCTGGTAGGATCATCCAATCTCACCTATCCTGGCATGACTTCGAATCTGGAGTTGAACACAGATGTCGTAGATGCCGACGGAGCGGAGAAACTCTCTCAGTGGTTCGAAGGGCGATGGAATGATGACTGGAGTTTGCCTATTGGCCCAGAACTTTTAGACCTCCTCGAAGAGTCCTGGGCCTCACCAACTCCGCGCCCACCGCAAGACGTCTTCTTAAAAGTCTGCTACGACATGTCCCGGGATGTTCGTGAAGGCTTAGACGAATATTCACTAACCGGACGTATAAGCGATGAGTTGTTGGAATACCAGGCAACGGCGGTGAAAACACTAGCCCGTCGAGTAATGATGCGTGGGGGGACGATGCTCGGCGATGTAGTCGGCCTGGGAAAAACACTGACTGCCATCGCAGTGGCGTTGATGTTACGCGATGAGTATGGCTACCAGCCGTTGGTGATTTGTCCAAAGAACCTCCAGACAATGTGGGAAGAACACCTCGGGGCGTATGATTTGCATGGCCGGGTCGTTCCCTACTCGATGAGCCATTCTCTGAATGATCTCCGACGCTATCCCTTCGTGATTGTGGATGAGTCCCACACGCTACGCAACGAAAAAACACAGACCTATCAGAACGTGCAACGTTATATCATGACCAATGATTCAAAAGCACTATTACTGACAGCAACTCCATTCAACATCAAATACTCGGACGTCGCAAATCAATTGGGGCTGTTCATAGATGACGATGAAGACCTTGGATTGCAACCATTGGCGGCTTTGTCAAAGGCAAACTTTGCCGAGAACATAGAATTCGGCCTGTCAACTTTGGCAGCATTTCGAAAGTCAGACGAGTCGGAGGACTGGAAACGACTCATGGGCGAGCATCTAGTTCGGCGAACCCGATCCTTTGTGAAAGAGAACTACGCAAGCACTAACAAGTACGGACAGCAGTACTTGAATTTTTCGAATGGCCAGCAGTTCCTCTTCCCGAAACGCATCGCTAAGCCAGTTGACCACCAGTTCCATGGGGAGGACCCCGCAGCCCTAATGGTTGAAGACATGACGCTGGACACGATTGCCTCATTGAAGTTGCCCCGTTATGATTTATATTCTTACGTGTCCCCAGCAGGCAAAAAACAAGCGACTCCGGAAGAAGTCGCAATTCTCGAGGACTTGGAGCGTTCACGTGGACATGTGTCGGGATTTGTCCGCACGAATTTCTACAAGCGGCTCTCTTCGTGCGGCCATTCATTCATTTTGTCACTAAAGCGGCATTTTGCCCGAAATCAACTTTTTATGTACGCAATTGACGAAGAACTTCCGATTCCAGTTGGAACCATTGATGCCAACGTTTTGAGGGGCGATTCCGACTCTGGCGAGGAATCCTCGATTGGATCGAGACTTCAAACGGCAGGAGATTCGGCTGAAGAGTATGAGCGCGTGGCAGGCAAACCTAGCCCCGACATTAGGTGGGTGCGCCCATCATTGTTTGTTAGCAGACTACGTGACGAACTTGAGTCTGATAACCGCGCCATCTCCTACCTTTTATCCTCCTACGGTCCATGGACTGTGGAAAATGACTCAAAACTGCGAGCACTCCTAAATCTAGTTAAAACGGAGCATCCTGGAGAGAAGATACTTGTCTTCACAGAGTACAAAGACACAGCAAACTATCTCGCATCTGCACTGCGACAGGTGGGTGTAGAAAACGTTGGGCTTGCCACAGGGGACACCGATGATCCCACAGCGGTGGCTCGACGGTTTTCCCCGAAATCAAACGCAAAGTTAGTTGCTCATAATGAAGACTACATTGGTGAAATGAACGATGAGCTGCATATCTTAGTCGCAACGGATGTATTGTCCGAAGGGCAGAATCTCCAAGATGCTCATATTGTGGTTAACTACGATATTCCTTGGGCGATCATCCAACTTATTCAACGTGCTGGCCGAGTAGACCGCGTTGGACAAGAAGCTGGCACGGTTTTGATTTACACCATTTCACATGGCTCGGTGGAAGATGTGCTAAATCTACGGCAGAGGGTACAACAGCGACTGGCTGCCAACGCTGCTACTTTTGGCTCTGATGAATCATTCTTTGACACTGAAGAAGAAGTGGCGATTATTCGTGACCTATACAATGGCCACATCGATGATATCTCCCACGAAGATGATGTAGATGCCTCATCCCTTGCTTATGAAATTTGGAATAAAGCTACGAAGAATGATGCTGACCTTGCCGATCGTATTGCGCGTCTTCCAGATATGATTGATGCAACCAGAGCCTTCCGGCTGTCCGACCAAAGGTGCGGGGTTGCTGCACATGTTCAAACTGAATCTGGGATGGATCTCTTTGGCTGGGCTAGCAAAGACGGAGAAATGCATCTCCTAACCGGGCATGAGGCCCTGAGAATTTTTGAGTCGACTCCTTTTGAGCCGGGGTTGGTCCGTTCAACCGAGCATGACTCTTTGGTGAGAGAACTGGTGAAATCCGGTCCGCTGAAAGAACAAAATAGCATAGCAGGCAGACTACGAGGAGAACGTAAGATCCTATGGAATCGCCTCGGAAACCAACTCAATCTGATACACGACCCAGCGACGGACCAAGCACTCGACGCGCTGTTCCAGAGGCCTCTAACCAAGCTAGCGACGAATAGACTCAGATCAGCGCGTCGCAGAGGCGCTAATGACGTGGAACTACTCGAGCTTCTCCGCACCTTGCACATTCGAGATGACCTGGTCATCCAGACTCGCAGCGGTAAGGATCAAATCCATATTGTTTCCGTGATGGGAATTGCAAATGACTGA